From Coffea arabica cultivar ET-39 chromosome 2e, Coffea Arabica ET-39 HiFi, whole genome shotgun sequence, the proteins below share one genomic window:
- the LOC113731575 gene encoding receptor-like protein kinase 7 gives MAECSIFRRWFSSNVYLICALFLFLISKSQSDDAGVLMQLKSTLRSADSPVFDTWTRQNSACNFTGVTCDSNHKVTEINLSFQNLSGPVSFDLICSLESLEKISLGSNFLYGSISDHLSNCTSLQHLDLGMNYFSGKVPDLSSLTKLELLNLNHSGFSGSFPWSSLANLTSLGFLSLGDNDFDRSPFPLELLKLEKLYWLYLSNCSIEGQIPDGIGNLTLLENLELSYNNLVGSIPNGITRLSKLNQLELYTNGLTGKIPVGFGNLTNLVEFDASTNYIEGDLSELRSLTQLASLQLFENQLSGEVPQEFGELKFLTQFSLYTNKLTGPLPEKIGSWSELLYIDVSGNFLTGPIPPDMCKGGKLSKLLMLQNGFTGGIPASYGNCPSLTRLRVCNNSLSGEVPSGIWGLPKVTIIDLNLNQFEGPVAPSIGDAKSLAQLLLANNQFSGELPQRISEAASLVKIDIASNKLSEEIPATIGNLKKLSYLHLEFNSFSRVVPDSLGSCASLNDINLAHNSFSGNIPASLGSLPSLNFLNLSNNQFVGEIPLSFTSLPLNLLDLSNNRLVGHIPDSLSIDAFNGSFDGNSGLCSESIRSFRLCSSDSGLSGKIKTVIYCFIAIACVLIVTLTCCLFLRFRHKNGEIPVKRSDSWDMKLFYVLSFSEEQILKALKHENLVGKGGSGNVYKVVLHCGMQLAVKHIWNQDSVSRNSCRSTSAILAKGKGKGRSKEYDAEVATLSSARHVNVVKLYCSITTEDSNLLVYEYLPNGSLWDRLHTGQRIKMDWMARYEIALGAAKGLEYLHHGCDRQIIHRDVKSSNILLDADLKPKIADFGLAKILQANEPNARESTHVIAGTPGYIAPEYAYACSVNEKSDVYSFGVVLMELVTGKKPVEPEFGDNKDIVSWIYIKLRSEHRTIELVDKSISEALREDAVKVLKIAIHCTSRTPVLRPSMKMVVQMLENAEPCKLSSIVVNTREVYNCKNKEVLCRSSSTTSGSSQF, from the exons ATGGCCGAATGTTCCATTTTCCGGCGCTGGTTTTCTTCAAATGTTTACTTGATTTGcgcccttttccttttcctgatCTCCAAATCCCAGAGTGATGACGCTGGAGTACTTATGCAGCTGAAATCAACTCTCCGGAGTGCAGATTCACCTGTTTTTGATACATGGACCCGGCAAAATTCAGCATGCAACTTCACTGGCGTGACTTGTGACTCCAACCACAAGGTAACAGAAAtcaatctttctttccaaaatttgtCAGGGCCTGTTTCTTTTGATCTAATATGCTCCCTCGAATCACTCGAGAAAATATCTCTGGGATCGAACTTTTTGTATGGAAGCATCAGTGATCACTTGTCTAATTGCACTAGCTTGCAGCATTTGGATTTAGGCATGAACTACTTTTCTGGAAAGGTCCCTGATTTGTCATCTTTAACCAAATTGGAGCTCTTGAACTTAAACCACAGTGGATTTTCGGGTTCTTTTCCTTGGAGCTCATTAGCAAATCttaccagtcttggttttttgAGCCTAGGTGACAATGATTTTGATAGGAGTCCATTCCCTTTGGAACTGCTAAAACTGGAGAAGTTGTATTGGCTTTACCTCTCAAATTGTAGCATTGAGGGTCAAATTCCAGATGGTATTGGGAATCTCACGCTGCTCGAAAATCTTGAGCTATCCTACAATAACTTGGTCGGTAGCATCCCAAATGGGATTACCAGACTAAGCAAGCTTAACCAACTTGAGCTGTACACTAATGGACTCACGGGAAAGATTCCAGTGGGATTTGGAAATCTCACTAACCTTGTAGAATTTGATGCTTCAACCAACTATATCGAGGGCGATCTTTCAGAGCTAAGATCCTTAACACAACTGGCATCTTTACAACTTTTTGAGAATCAGTTGTCAGGTGAGGTTCCTCAAGAATTTGGAGAGTTAAAGTTCCTCACCCAATTCTCACTTTACACTAACAAGTTAACGGGACCTCTTCCTGAGAAGATCGGATCATGGTCAGAGTTGCTCTACATTGATGTTTCTGGTAATTTTCTGACCGGTCCGATACCACCTGATATGTGCAAGGGGGGCAAATTGTCTAAGCTTTTGATGCTTCAGAACGGATTCACTGGTGGAATACCAGCTTCTTATGGTAATTGTCCATCTTTAACTCGTTTACGTGTATGCAACAATTCACTTTCAGGCGAAGTTCCTAGTGGAATTTGGGGTCTGCCAAAGGTAACTATAATTGATCTCAACTTGAATCAATTTGAGGGACCTGTTGCACCAAGTATCGGTGATGCCAAGTCTCTAGCACAGTTGCTCCTGGCCAACAATCAGTTCTCTGGTGAACTACCTCAGAGAATATCGGAAGCTGCTTCATTGGTTAAGATTGATATCGCCTCAAATAAGTTGTctgaagaaattccagcaacaaTAGGCAACTTGAAGAAATTGAGTTATCTTCATTTGGAATTTAACTCATTTTCTCGTGTTGTTCCAGATTCATTGGGTTCCTGTGCTTCTCTCAATGACATAAATCTGGCACACAATTCATTTTCTGGGAATATTCCAGCAAGCCTCGGTTCCCTTCCAAGCTTGAACTTCCTAAATCTCTCGAACAACCAATTCGTTGGTGAGATTCCTCTGAGCTTTACATCACTACCTCTAAACCTTCTTGATTTGTCAAACAATAGGTTGGTTGGGCACATCCCAGATTCTTTATCAATAGATGCTTTTAATGGTAGCTTTGATGGAAACTCTGGCCTCTGCAGTGAAAGCATTAGAAGTTTCAGGTTATGTTCATCAGATTCAGGCTTGTCCGGGAAGATTAAAACAGTGATATATTGCTTCATAGCCATTGCTTGTGTCTTGATTGTGACACTAACATGCTGTCTATTTTTGAGGTTTAGACACAAAAATGGGGAAATTCCAGTAAAGCGATCTGATTCTTGGGATATGAAGCTGTTCTATGTATTAAGCTTCAGTGAAGAGCAAATTCTGAAGGCCCTTAAGCACGAAAATTTAGTTGGCAAAGGTGGCTCTGGTAATGTTTATAAAGTCGTCCTACACTGTGGAATGCAGTTGGCTGTGAAGCACATATGGAATCAAGATTCCGTTTCCAGAAATAGTTGCCGGAGCACCTCAGCAATCCTGGCAAAGGGCAAGGGCAAGGGCAGATCAAAGGAATACGATGCTGAGGTTGCCACTTTAAGCTCCGCGAGGCATGTAAATGTGGTGAAACTGTACTGTAGCATCACAACTGAGGACTCAAATTTGCTGGTCTATGAATACCTGCCTAATGGGAGCTTGTGGGATAGGTTGCACACAGGCCAGAGGATCAAGATGGATTGGATGGCAAGATATGAAATCGCGCTTGGGGCTGCCAAGGGACTGGAATATCTGCATCATGGCTGTGATAGACAAATCATACACCGAGATGTAAAGTCCAGCAACATTTTGTTGGATGCTGATCTCAAGCCTAAGATAGCAGATTTTGGACTAGCCAAGATATTGCAGGCCAATGAACCTAATGCTAGGGAGTCAACACACGTCATTGCAGGGACACCGGGCTATATTGCCCCAG AATATGCCTATGCCTGCAGCGTTAACGAGAAAAGTGATGTATACAGCTTCGGGGTGGTTTTAATGGAATTGGTAACTGGAAAGAAACCAGTAGAACCAGAGTTTGGGGACAATAAGGACATAGTTTCTTGGATTTACATCAAACTGAGAAGCGAACACAGGACAATTGAGTTGGTGGACAAGAGCATTTCAGAGGCTCTGAGAGAAGATGCTGTCAAGGTACTGAAAATTGCAATTCACTGCACCTCAAGAACTCCAGTGTTAAGACCCTCAATGAAAATGGTAGTTCAGATGCTGGAAAATGCAGAGCCCTGTAAACTCAGCAGCATCGTAGTGAATACTAGAGAGGTCTACAATTGCAAGAATAAGGAGGTGCTTTGCAGAAGTAGTAGTACTACTAGTGGTAGCAGTCAATTTTGA
- the LOC113731577 gene encoding malate dehydrogenase, glyoxysomal — MQPAVEARQRIARLSAHLNPTNSQMEVNTMLERVDCRAKGGSPGFKVAILGAAGGIGQPLAMLMKMNPLVSVLHLYDVVNCPGVTADISHMDTGAVVRGFLGQQELEAALTGMELIIIPAGVPRKPGMTRDDLFNINAGIVKTLCEGIAKCCPNAIVNLISNPVNSTVPIAAEVFKRAGTYDPKKLLGVTMLDVVRANTFVAEVLGLDPREVDVPVVGGHAGVTILPLLSQVKPPCSFTPDETEYLTKRIQDGGTEVVQAKAGAGSATLSMAYAAVKYADACLRGLRGDAGVVECAFVASQVTELPFFATKVRLGRTGAEEVYQIGPLNEYERVGLEKAKKELAASIQKGISFIKK; from the exons ATGCAGCCTGCTGTGGAAGCCAGGCAACGTATTGCCAGACTATCAGCTCATCTTAATCCCACTAATTCCCAG ATGGAGGTAAATACCATGTTGGAGCGGGTGGACTGCAGAGCAAAAGGTGGTTCTCCTGGATTCAAAGTGGCAATATTAGGTGCAGCTGGAGGGATTGGCCAACCGCTTGCAATGTTAATGAAGATGAATCCATTAGTCTCAGTTCTTCATCTCTATGATGTTGTCAATTGCCCTGGTGTCACGGCTGATATTAGCCACATGGACACTGGTGCTGTG GTGAGGGGCTTTCTTGGGCAACAGGAGCTTGAGGCTGCTCTTACAGGAATGGAGCTCATTATTATACCTGCCGGTGTTCCCAGGAAGCCTGGAATGACCAGGGATGATCTCTTCAATATTAATGCTGGAATTGTGAAGACCCTGTGTGAAGGAATTGCAAAGTGCTGCCCCAATGCAATTGTGAACTTGATCAGCAATCCCGTGAACTCTACTGTCCCAATTGCTGCAGAAGTTTTCAAGAGGGCAGGCACTTATGATCCAAAGAAGCTTTTGGGAGTTACCATGCTTGATGTCGTCAGAGCTAATACTTTTGTG GCTGAAGTTTTGGGACTTGATCCTAGGGAAGTTGATGTTCCTGTTGTTGGTGGTCATGCTGGAGTAACAATTCTGCCTCTTCTTTCACAG GTTAAGCCTCCGTGCTCATTTACACCAGATGAAACTGAATACCTGACAAAACGCATTCAAGATGGTGGAACAGAAGTTGTTCAG GCAAAGGCTGGGGCTGGCTCAGCAACTTTATCAATG GCGTACGCTGCAGTCAAATATGCAGATGCATGCCTGCGTGGGCTTAGGGGTGATGCTGGCGTCGTAGAATGTGCTTTTGTAGCTTCTCAG GTCACGGAACTCCCTTTCTTTGCTACAAAGGTACGACTTGGTCGTACCGGAGCTGAAGAGGTCTATCAAATAGGACCCTTGAATGAGTATGAGAG GGTTGGACTGGAGAAAGCAAAGAAAGAGTTAGCAGCGAGCATCCAAAAAGGGATTTCCTTCATAAAGAAATGA